In Candidatus Defluviibacterium haderslevense, the following are encoded in one genomic region:
- a CDS encoding JAB domain-containing protein has product MKNLNELSQPKRPWLVAEVKISYHNQSKVSDYPKINTSTEAELILRKNWSDDMELLEEFNALFLNRANGVKGFFHLSRGGVSNTYVDLKILFSAGLKALASGIILAHNHPSGNIKPSKADLELTKKVLEAGKLLDIQIIDHLILIPNSGYYSFADKGTL; this is encoded by the coding sequence ATGAAAAATTTGAACGAATTAAGTCAACCAAAGCGACCTTGGTTAGTTGCTGAGGTTAAAATCTCTTACCATAACCAATCCAAAGTATCCGATTATCCAAAAATCAACACTTCAACTGAAGCTGAATTAATCCTCCGCAAAAATTGGAGTGACGATATGGAATTACTTGAAGAATTTAATGCCCTATTCCTAAATAGAGCTAATGGAGTAAAAGGATTCTTTCACCTTTCTAGAGGTGGAGTGTCTAATACCTATGTTGATCTCAAGATTCTTTTTTCAGCTGGATTAAAAGCATTAGCATCTGGTATTATCCTGGCACACAACCACCCATCAGGAAACATAAAACCCAGTAAAGCAGATCTTGAATTAACTAAAAAGGTACTAGAAGCTGGAAAACTGCTTGATATCCAAATCATTGACCATTTGATATTAATACCCAATTCTGGTTATTATTCCTTCGCAGATAAAGGCACCCTATAG
- a CDS encoding DUF1738 domain-containing protein, protein MKKELESPGSTAISKNFDLYQELTNKIISILEQGVAPWRRTWRTYGLAKNYATGHVYTGINFILMNNTSHIIPYFLTFNQIRTLGGKLNKGAKAEKVIYFNVVYKDRDNRTISKVEATHLYNIGAEVKTLKFIKYYNVFNISDVEGIELEISEIQLKPNEKIDKCEFIVENMPKCPEIKHIDSKGAFYSPGLDIVNIPQIEQFESAEAYYATLFHELIHSTGHVSRLGREEVMNPHTFGSKPYSREELVAEMGASFLCSSVQIDFDQIFENNVAYLAGWLKVLKEDSKFIFKVTSEAQKGVDFILNL, encoded by the coding sequence ATGAAAAAAGAACTAGAATCACCTGGTAGTACTGCTATTTCTAAAAACTTTGACCTTTATCAAGAATTGACCAACAAAATCATTTCAATACTTGAACAAGGAGTAGCACCATGGAGAAGGACATGGAGGACCTATGGATTAGCCAAGAATTATGCAACTGGACATGTATATACCGGAATTAACTTTATCCTGATGAACAATACCTCCCATATCATTCCATATTTCTTAACCTTTAACCAAATTCGAACTTTAGGTGGTAAATTGAATAAAGGTGCTAAAGCGGAAAAAGTAATTTACTTTAATGTGGTATACAAGGATAGAGACAACAGAACGATAAGCAAAGTTGAAGCAACACACCTATATAATATAGGAGCAGAAGTAAAAACTTTAAAGTTCATTAAATATTATAATGTGTTTAATATCTCAGATGTGGAAGGAATTGAATTAGAAATCTCGGAAATTCAACTAAAGCCAAATGAGAAAATAGATAAGTGTGAATTTATTGTAGAGAATATGCCTAAATGCCCTGAGATAAAGCATATTGATAGTAAAGGTGCTTTCTATTCTCCTGGCCTGGACATCGTCAATATACCTCAAATTGAACAATTTGAATCAGCAGAAGCATATTACGCTACTTTATTTCATGAACTCATTCATTCAACTGGGCATGTATCACGATTAGGAAGAGAGGAAGTTATGAATCCTCATACTTTTGGCAGTAAGCCATATAGCCGAGAGGAGCTTGTTGCTGAAATGGGTGCTTCATTTCTATGTTCTAGTGTGCAAATTGACTTTGATCAAATCTTTGAAAACAATGTAGCCTATTTAGCTGGATGGCTTAAAGTTCTTAAGGAGGATAGCAAATTCATTTTCAAGGTAACCTCAGAGGCCCAAAAAGGTGTGGATTTCATTTTAAATTTGTAA